In Ornithinibacter aureus, the genomic stretch ATCGTCGAGGCAGCGGCCCCGTCGACCTGGACCACGTGCGGGATGCCGTCCTGCTCCAGCTCGAAGGCCGTGAGCCGGGCCCCCTGCAGCAGCGGGCGCGTCTCGTCGGCGTAGACGAGCTCGATGCGGTCACGGGCGTGCAGCTCGCGGATCACACCGAGGGCGGTACCCCACGCCGACGTCGCGAGCGACCCCGTGTTGCAGTGCGTCAGCAGCCGCAGCCGTGGGCGGTCGATGCGGGCCAGCAGCCAGTCCGCCCCGAGTCGCGACAGCTCACGGTTGGCGGCCTCGTCCTCGCCGGCGAGCTGGCGTGCCGCCGCCAGCACGGCATCCCGACCATGGCCCATCAGCGGCCGCACCTGGTCGACCCCCCACGCGAGGTTGACGGCCGTCGGCCGCGCATTGCGCACCCGGTCAACGGCAGCCTGGATCCGCGCCTCGTCCCAGCCCTCACGAGCCCCCTCGTCCATCGCGACGACGACGCCCATGGCACCGGCCACACCGAGTGCGGGAGCGCCGCGCACGGCGAGCACGGCGATCGCCTCGACGAGGTCGTCCGTGGTGTCGGTGACCCGATCGACGACGGTCCCGGGCAGCAGGGTCTGGTCGATGAGTCGGACGGCCCCGCGACCGTCACGGCCCGCGGTGTCGTCCCAGGAGATGGCGGTGAGCGTCATGGGCGTCAGCCTAGGCTGCGTGACGAGTGGCAGTACGCCCGGTGCTGCGGGGTGCTTACCCCCTGCCGAGGGGCTAGCGTCCGAACATGAGCCCGCGACCCACCCTGCGCCAGACCTCGCCCAGCCCTCGCACGCGCCGGGCCCGCTCCGCCGGAGCCCTCACCCTGGCGCTCGCCATGATCCCGGCAGCGGCGTCCGCCGCCCACGGCGACGACCCGACCGTGCTGACTCCGATCGGTGGCGGCTACGTCACCTCGACCCTGGCCGGGTTCGCGGATGCCGCGGCGCTCAGTGCCAGCGGACCCACCGTCGACCTCGTCGTCGTCCCCTCGGCCTACGGCGACGGCGCCAAGGACCGGGCCGAGAACCTGCGGCTCGCGGCCGAACGAACTGCACAGCTCGACGCCGCGTGCGACGCTGCCGTCGCGTCACCGGCGAGCGGCTTCACCGGGTGCACCGCCACCCTGGCCGTGCTGCTGAACCGCGCCGACGCGCTCGATCCAGCCAACGCGCTCGCCCTGGCCGACCCCGGCACCGACGGCATCTACGTGCTCGGGGGCGACCAGGGCCTGGCCATGCAGGTGCTCGCCGACTCTCCGGCCGAGGAGGCGATCACCGCAGCCGTCCAGCGCGGCGCAGCCCTCGGAGGGGACAGTGCCGGTGGCGCTCGCGTCGTCGATGGCAGACCCGGCGTTTCGGGCCACGCTCACCCAGGCGGTGCGCAGCACGCCGGTGGTGTTCGCTGACGGCTCGATGACCGCCGTCCTCGGCGAGCGCTGGTCGGCCAAGGCCAGGCCCACGTCCAGCACCCTCGAGGCCGAGGGCGTCGCGGCGTACCGCGCCGACGACGCGCTCTGG encodes the following:
- the mtnA gene encoding S-methyl-5-thioribose-1-phosphate isomerase, translating into MTLTAISWDDTAGRDGRGAVRLIDQTLLPGTVVDRVTDTTDDLVEAIAVLAVRGAPALGVAGAMGVVVAMDEGAREGWDEARIQAAVDRVRNARPTAVNLAWGVDQVRPLMGHGRDAVLAAARQLAGEDEAANRELSRLGADWLLARIDRPRLRLLTHCNTGSLATSAWGTALGVIRELHARDRIELVYADETRPLLQGARLTAFELEQDGIPHVVQVDGAAASTILRGLVDFAVVGADRIAANGDAANKIGTLGVALACRDAEIPFMVAAPWSTVDLSMADGSGIEIEERSGDEITSLGGVQVAPEGSAGFNPAFDVTPARLVDAVATERGVAEPRSGQDLWSIAP